From a single Odocoileus virginianus isolate 20LAN1187 ecotype Illinois unplaced genomic scaffold, Ovbor_1.2 Unplaced_Contig_102, whole genome shotgun sequence genomic region:
- the LOC110145118 gene encoding olfactory receptor 51B2-like, producing the protein MWPNTSATHFLLTGFPGLEAAHHWISIPFFAVYISVLLGNGTLLYFIKDDQSLHEPMYYFLAMLAATDLTVTLTTMPTVMGLLWGNHREISPGACFLQAYFIHSLSIVESGVLLAMAYDRFIAICTPLRYNSILTNNQVMKIGLVVLMRGFLSLLPPILPLYWFPYCHSHVLSHAFCLHQDVMKLACADITFNRVYPIILVALTFFLDALMIFVSYILILKTVMGIASGDERAKALNTCVSHISCVLVFYITVIGLTFIHRFGAHAPHVVHVTMSYVYFLFPPFMNPLIYSIKTKQIQRSIVRLFSVHSRA; encoded by the coding sequence ATGTGGCCCAACACTAGTGCTACCCACTTCTTGCTGACTGGCTTCCCAGGTCTGGAGGCAGCTCATCACTGGATCTCCATCCCCTTCTTCGCAGTCTATATCTCTGTGCTTCTTGGCAATGGCACTCTCCTTTATTTCATCAAGGATGACCAGAGTCTCCATGAACCCATGTACTATTTCCTTGCCATGCTGGCAGCCACAGATCTGACGGTTACATTAACCACAATGCCAACTGTAATGGGTCTCTTATGGGGCAATCACAGAGAAATAAGCCCTGGAGCCTGCTTTCTGCAGGCCTACTTCATTCACTCTCTTTCCATTGTAGAATCTGGTGTCCTGCTTGCCATGGCCTATGACCGTTTCATTGCTATCTGTACCCCTCTGAGGTACAACTCTATCCTTACCAACAATCAAGTGATGAAGATAGGCCTTGTAGTATTAATGAGAGGCTTTTTATCCCTTTTGCCTCCAATTCTGCCACTCTATTGGTTCCCATACTGCCATTCCCATGTTCTTTCCCATGCCTTTTGCCTCCACCAAGATGTCATGAAACTTGCCTGTGCTGATATTACATTTAATCGTGTGTACCCAATTATTCTGGTTGCTTTGACTTTCTTCCTAGATGCTCTAATGATCTTTGTCTCTTATATCCTAATCCTTAAGACAGTGATGGGCATTGCCTCTGGAGACGAGCGAGCTAAGGCTCTCAACACATGTGTCTCCCATATCAGCTGTGTCCTGGTCTTTTACATCACTGTGATTGGCCTGACTTTCATCCACAGGTTTGGGGCGCATGCACCACATGTGGTCCATGTTACCATGAGCTATGTctactttctctttcctccattcATGAATCCCCTCATATATAGCATCAAGACCAAGCAGATTCAGAGAAGCATTGTTCGCCTATTTTCTGTGCACAGTAGGGCTTGa